TGACAACGGGGATTTCGATCTCTTTTCTTACGAGTTGTACAAGCATCTTCAGGAGACGACGCCGGAGTTCGAACGCCTTGCTGCGATGCAGTCGGGCGGTGAACAGAAGACGACGCGGCGAGGTTCGGAGCCGGCTAAGTCTGAGCGGGCGCAGTATGTTTCAGGCAATTTTTTTACGACGTTCGGGATTGGTCCGTTTGCAGGGCGAGTGTTGACGGATGCGGATGATACGCCGGGTGCGGCTCCGGCGGTGGTGATGAGCTATCAGGCATGGCAGTCGGACTACGGGAGCGATCCGAAGGTGGTGGGGTCGACATTTTATCTACAGGGGCAGCCCGCTACAGTGGTGGGAATCGCACCGCCGGGATTTTTTGGCGACCGAATCAGGAGCAATCCGCCGGGGCTGTGGATTCCACTGGCCATGGAGCCTTCGATCGAGGGGAAGAATACGCTTCTGCATGTGCCGGACAGCAACTGGCTGTATGCGGTGGGTAGGCTCAAGCCGGGTGTCAGCGTCAGCGCGTTGCAGGACAAGATGTCCGGCAGCTTGAGACAGTTTCTTGCGGCGCAACCTAATTATTCTCGAAATGGCGGATCGGCGGTTATTCCGAAACAGCATGTGGTGATTGTGCCGGGCGGCGCGGGTATTCAGAATCTGCAGAAGGAGACGGGCAAAGGACTTTATCTGCTGATGACGATCTCCGGACTGGTGCTGCTGGTGGCGTGCGCGAATGTGGCGAACCTGCTGCTGGCGCGGGGAACGACGCGGAGGGCTGATACTTCGGTGCGGGTTGCGCTGGGTGCGGCGAGGAGCAGATTGATTCGGCAGACGTTGACGGAGAGTTTGCTGCTGGGGTGTGCGGGCGGTCTGGCTGGGCTGGGCGTGGCTTATGCGGGGACGCGGATGATTCTGGCGCTTGCGTTTCCCGATTCTCCGAATCTGCCGATTGCGGCGAGTCCTTCGCTGGCGGTGCTGGGATTTGCATTTTTGTTGTCGTTGCTGACGGGAGTGGTGTTTGGCGTGGTGCCGGCGTGGATCACCTCGCACTCGGACCCGGCGGAGGCGCTGCGTGGGTCGAATCGGTCTACGCGAGATCGGGCATCGCTGCCGCAGAGATCGCTGATTGTGTTTCAGGCAGCGCTGTCGCTGGTGCTGCTGGTGGGTGCAGGTCTGTTGACGAAGAGCCTGCGGAACATAGAGCACCAGAACTTTGGTATTAAAACGCAGAACCGCTATGTGTTACATATCGACCCAGCGGGTGCGGGATATACGCCTGAGAAGCTGCCTGCGTTTTATCAGGCGCTGGAGCAGGAGTTTGGATCGCTGCCGGGAGTCCAGAGTGTTGGACTGGCGCTCTACAGCACCCTAGAGGGGAATAACTGGGGCGAGGGTGTATTTTTTGATGGGCGACCAGCACCGGGACCGAACGATCACAATAATTCAACGTGGGACCGGGTGAGCAACCACTTCTTTGAGACGGTGGGACAGCCTGTGGTGCGTGGACGCGGATTTACGGATCAGGATACGGCGACGTCGCAGCAGGTTGCCGTGGTGAATCAGGCGTTCGTGAGGAAGTTCTTTCCAAAGGAAGATCCGATGGGAAAGCACTTCGGAGTCTACGAGCAGAAGTTCTCGTCGTTGTTCGAGATTGTGGGGATTGTGGCGGATGCCAAGTATCAGAATCCCCGCGACGAGGTGAGAACGATGTACTTTCGTCCGCTGACGCAGACGATGCCGGGGCTGACGGATCCGAATGAAACAATGGCTGAGGGGCGAGGGCGCTATATCAACTCGGTGACTTTCTTTTTTCGAAGCGAGCCGCAAAATCTTGACGCGACGGTGAGACGAACTCTTGCGAAGATCAACCCAGATCTGACGGTGCTTGATCTGCATTCGCTGGACTACCAGGTGGCGGACAACTTTACGCAGGAGCGGTTGATTGCGAGGCTGACGATGTTGTTTGGTGGGCTTGCGGTGGTGCTTGCTGCGGTTGGGTTGTATGGAATCACTTCGTATCAGGTGGCGCGAAGAACGAGCGAGATAGGACTGCGTATGGCGCTGGGAGCGGACCGGGGGAACGTGGTGCGCATGGTGATGCGAAGCGCGTTTCTGCAGGCAGGACTGGGACTGGCGATTGGAATTCCTGTTGCGATCTTTGGAGCAAGGGCGATGGCCGATCAACTGTACGGTGTGCGCTCGTATGATCCGGTGAGTTTGCTGATTGCAATGGTGGTGCTGCTGGGATCGGCCGCGGTGGCTGGGTTCATCCCTGCTCGCCGGGCTGCGAATATCGAACCAATGACGGCGTTGCGTACGGAATGATTTGCGTGCTTGTCGCCCCAGAGCATCGTTGATAGAGGGTATTGGTGACGTACGGTATCACTCTGGTGGACCTGGGTGTGGGTTGCGAACAACCACTAACTAGCCGTCGTTTTTTGACTATCTTCAAAGTGTCCGTTCGTTTAGTCTCATTGGCATCATGTACAAACGCGCGTCTGTTTTGTTTCTCTTGTGTACGACTTTAACTGTCTTTGGCGGAGATTCGAGCGATCACTGGCTGGAGGTAAAGAGCCCCCACTTTACCGTTCTGACCAACAGCAATAACAAACAGGCGATTCGCATCGCAAGCCAGTTTGAGCAGATGCGATCAGTATTTCAGACTATGCTTCCCAACGCACCCTCGGATGCGGGCTCTCCAATCGTTGTGCTTGCTTTAAAGAGCAAGAAGGATTTTCAAGCGCTTGAGCCTGCGGCGTACTTGAGCAAAGGACAACTGGATCTGGCTGGACTTTTTATGCGAGCGCCGGACAAAAACTACATATTGCTTCGCCTTGACGGCGAGAGCGAGCATCCGTTTGCAGTGGTGTATCACGAGTACACCCACTACATCATGAGAAAGGCGACGTGGATGCCGCTTTGGTTGAACGAGGGGCTCGCGGAGTTTTACCAAAATACAGATATACACGAAAAAGAAGTTCTACTCGGCCAGCCAAGTTCGGACGATATTCTCTTCCTGCGTCAGAACCGCCTGTTGCCGCTGACGACTCTGCTCAAGGTCGATTACACCTCCCCGTACTATCACGACGAGCAGAAAGGGTCAGTCTTCTATGCCGAATCCTGGGCTCTGACGCACTATCTCGAAGTGAGCGATTACGAGAAACACACTGACCACGTGAGAGACTACGCCAAGTTTCTCTCACAGAACGAAGATCCTGTGACAGCGGCGCAGCATGCCTTTGGCGACTTGAGCGTGTTGCAGAAGGCACTGAATTCTTACGTGCAGCAAGGCAGCTTCTCGATGTTCAAGAGAAATTCCGGTGTACTCGTCGATGAGTCCGCATTTCAGGTGCGGATTGTTCCTAAACCCGAAATCGATGCGGTCCGTGCTGATGTTCTGGTCTACAACGACCGCATCAAGGAGGCCGAGGCACTGCTGGAGACCAGCCTTAGCGGCGATCCGAACAATGCCCTCGCCCACGAAACGATGGGTTTTTTGAAGTATCGCGAAGGAGACATCGCGAGCGCGAAGAAGTGGTATGGCGAAGCGGTGCAGCTTGATTCTCACAGCTATCTAGCTCACTACTACTTTGCTGCTATGTCCCTGCAGACGGGTGGTCGGGAGCATGATGAAGCGATCGAATCGAGCCTGCGTGCTTCGATCAAACTGAACCCGACTTTTGCGCCTGCTTACGATACCCTGGCCATGTTTTGCGCCTCGCGCAACCAGCATTTGAGCGAAGCCCATATGTTGAATGCACAGGCGATTCAACTCGAACCCGAGAACCTCAACTATCGAATCAACGCGGCGGCTGTCTTGAGTCAGCAACAGCAGTACTTGAGCGCGACCAATGTGCTGAAGGCCGCGAAGGGGGTGGCAAAGACTCCGGAGGAGGTCGCGATGCTAGAGAACCGCGTGAAGCAACTGGAACAGTTTCAGTCGCAGATGGATCGCGCTCAGCAACGGAACAACGAAGCATCTACGCAAGTAACTGTTACGCAGACAGCGCGGCCCTCTGGAGCGCAGCCGGACAATTCGAAGACGGTTGTGTTTAGAAAGGTCGACGGCAAGATGATGGGTACGATGGAAGAGGCGCCGAAGTATCCGGATGGTGACTCGAAAGGGCCTCGCCATATGATTCAGGGGATCATACGCAACGTGCAATGCTCGTATCCGAATGTCATCGCTCTGAAGATTGAGAAGGAGGGGAAGTCCGTCTCACTGTACAACAATAACTACTACAAGGTGGTGTTTACTCTGGCGAACTACGAGACAGAAGGCGATCTAAAGCCATGCTCAGATATTGAAGGGATGAAGGCCAAAGTTGGATATGCCGAGGTCTCGGATTCGATCGTTGCTGGTCAGATACTGACGATCGAGTTGACTAAATAGAATCGTCTTCTTGTGAAGCAATGTCTTTACGGGTGTTTGCCAGTTTGATCTAAGACCGCTCTATTTTGCTGTGCCTATACGGAGAAGCGTCTGAGGCGGGAGAGTTGTAAGAAGCTGAGCCAGATAAAGCGTGGGTTGTTTAACAGGTAGCGGCGCCACAGGCGTTTGGGCTCTTTGATGAGGCGGTAGAGCCACTGCAGGCCGGATCGCTTCATCCAATCGGGAGCTTCGGCGAGGTTGCCACTGAGGAGATCGAACGCCGCGCCGACGCCGACCATAAGCTTTACCGGCAGGCGACCGTTGTAGGAAGCCATGAAGCGCTCCTGCTTGGGCGTGCTGAGGCCACACCAGAGTATGTCAGCCTGCGATGCTGCAAGGCGGGCTCGCAGATCTTCTTCCTCTTCGACGTTGAGGGGACGGAAGGGCGGGGTGTAGGTGCCTACGATCTGAAGGCCGGGATAGCGGCGCGTGAGTTCTGTCCGCAGTTCCTCGGCGATGCCGGGCCTGCCTCCGTAAAAGAAGTGGCGATAGCCGCGCTGCACGGAGAGCGCGCACATGTTGAGCATGAAGTCCGGACCGTAGACGCGGGTCATGTGTTTGAAGCCGTGCAGGTGGCCGAGCCATACGGTGGGCACGCCATCGGGGGTTGATAAGAAAGACTGGTTGAGGATGGTTCGGAAGGCTTCGTCCGATTGCGCTTCGATGATGCCATGGACGCCAGTGACGCAGATGTATCCGCTTTCACCGCGGTTTAGCAGGGCCTCGCTGCACTCCAGTGCGCTTTCCATGGAGAGTGCACTGATTCCGACACCAAGGATATTGACTCTCGGCGGATCGGCAGAGATCATGATCGCTCCTTGACTATGAACTCGTGCTGCATCTGTTGTGTTGCCGGTTGGTCGGGAGTCGCGTGCTCGCAATGGGACCGAGCGCTTGATCGGACTACCTGAGTCTGACTGCGTGATTGGCGTTGCTGATGGCTTGAGTATACGAAAGTAGACGGAGGCTGTCGACCGGTTGCGCGGTTCGACAGCACTCCTTTGTGCCTTTCCTATTTGTAACCAACGAAGAGCGGCATTCGAAATGATTTGTTGTTCGGTGAGGTGATTTCCTGTGTAACGCCGGAGCGCGTCTCCTGCACC
This Tunturibacter gelidoferens DNA region includes the following protein-coding sequences:
- a CDS encoding ABC transporter permease is translated as MQDVWVALRQFYKSPGFVITVVLTIALGIGANTAIFTLVHAILMKSLPVADPKTLFRVGDLDDCCVNGGFINDNGDFDLFSYELYKHLQETTPEFERLAAMQSGGEQKTTRRGSEPAKSERAQYVSGNFFTTFGIGPFAGRVLTDADDTPGAAPAVVMSYQAWQSDYGSDPKVVGSTFYLQGQPATVVGIAPPGFFGDRIRSNPPGLWIPLAMEPSIEGKNTLLHVPDSNWLYAVGRLKPGVSVSALQDKMSGSLRQFLAAQPNYSRNGGSAVIPKQHVVIVPGGAGIQNLQKETGKGLYLLMTISGLVLLVACANVANLLLARGTTRRADTSVRVALGAARSRLIRQTLTESLLLGCAGGLAGLGVAYAGTRMILALAFPDSPNLPIAASPSLAVLGFAFLLSLLTGVVFGVVPAWITSHSDPAEALRGSNRSTRDRASLPQRSLIVFQAALSLVLLVGAGLLTKSLRNIEHQNFGIKTQNRYVLHIDPAGAGYTPEKLPAFYQALEQEFGSLPGVQSVGLALYSTLEGNNWGEGVFFDGRPAPGPNDHNNSTWDRVSNHFFETVGQPVVRGRGFTDQDTATSQQVAVVNQAFVRKFFPKEDPMGKHFGVYEQKFSSLFEIVGIVADAKYQNPRDEVRTMYFRPLTQTMPGLTDPNETMAEGRGRYINSVTFFFRSEPQNLDATVRRTLAKINPDLTVLDLHSLDYQVADNFTQERLIARLTMLFGGLAVVLAAVGLYGITSYQVARRTSEIGLRMALGADRGNVVRMVMRSAFLQAGLGLAIGIPVAIFGARAMADQLYGVRSYDPVSLLIAMVVLLGSAAVAGFIPARRAANIEPMTALRTE
- a CDS encoding WecB/TagA/CpsF family glycosyltransferase, which codes for MISADPPRVNILGVGISALSMESALECSEALLNRGESGYICVTGVHGIIEAQSDEAFRTILNQSFLSTPDGVPTVWLGHLHGFKHMTRVYGPDFMLNMCALSVQRGYRHFFYGGRPGIAEELRTELTRRYPGLQIVGTYTPPFRPLNVEEEEDLRARLAASQADILWCGLSTPKQERFMASYNGRLPVKLMVGVGAAFDLLSGNLAEAPDWMKRSGLQWLYRLIKEPKRLWRRYLLNNPRFIWLSFLQLSRLRRFSV